The proteins below come from a single Stigmatopora argus isolate UIUO_Sarg chromosome 11, RoL_Sarg_1.0, whole genome shotgun sequence genomic window:
- the eml4 gene encoding EMAP like 4 isoform X2 produces the protein MEAFGGSLDGSAASGASDVHERLCALELRVQQQEDEVTVMKAALADVLRRLAASEDAGKAKGGTSSNPCVANGGTAALRKTNSRKEMLSSSATARSGVSDPRKEARGARRSGAGEEAPPPHGNRPGDSSKSQPLPPPAKRGPRRSRSGARDGGEDGRSAPVKAPSSSRPPAKASKNADSRTKDVALGQAKLSTREKNSQAEGNHIKMFMRGRPITMFLPSDVENYDDVRTELPPEKLKLEWVYGYRGRDCRSNVCLLPTGETVYFVASVVVLFNQDERTQRHYLGHSDCVKCLALHPDEIRVATGQIAGVDKDGRAVQPHVRVWDSVSLSTLQVLGLGTFERGVGSLAFSRADSGQHLAVIDDCNDHMLTVWDWQKKSKMAEMKTTTDVVLVVDFHPAEGDTIVTCGKSHIFFWAWSGNSLARKQGIFGKYEKPKFIQCLAFLTNGDILTGDSGGVLLVWTRNVAETPGKGPRAFQISRQLRGHEGSVFCLCRTRNGGVLSGGGKDRKVILWDAHVRAQRELEVPEQYGSIRAVAEGKGEQILVGTSRNFILRGTFGDGLTAEVQGHTDELWGLASHPSEDLFLTCAQDRLVCLWDAARHKLQWSRSVEEHGHCADFHPGGGVVAIGTHSGKWFVLDAQTADLVAIHTDGNEQLSVVRFSPDGALLAVGSHDNLIYVYNVGERGRKYARYGKCSGHSSYITHLDWSPDNKFIMSNSGDYEILYWDVANGCKYIRNRSDCKDIDWATYTCVLGYHVFGVWPEGSDGTDINALARSHNRKVLALADDFCKVHLFSYPCSTAKAPSHKYSAHSSHVTNVSFLHDDAHLVSTGGKDTSILQWRLVDKSNACAELAAHGPSGPGGAASGDALGGDAPGDVPGGEASGDGPVDAPDDAPGDGPGDGPGDGPGDGPGDGPGDGPGDGPGDPPGDPPGDAPDDGPGDAPDDGPGDGPGDPPGDTPDDAPGDAPGDAPDGEPVGHAPPPFVDHGALTV, from the exons ATGGAGGCGTTCGGCGGCAGTTTGG ACGGCAGCGCGGCGTCGGGCGCTTCGGACGTCCACGAGCGTCTCTGCGCGCTGGAGCTTCGCGTGCAGCAGCAAGAAGACGAAGTGACGGTGATGAAGGCGGCCCTGGCCGACGTCCTTCGCCGATTGGCCGCTTCCGAGGACGCCGGCAAAGCCAAAG GCGGGACTTCGTCGAACCCGTGCGTGGCCAACGGAGGAACGGCCGCCTTGCGAAAGACCAACTCCAGGAAGGAGATGCTGTCGTCGTCCGCCACCGCCAGGAG CGGAGTGTCCGACCCCAGAAAGGAGGCGCGGGGCGCGCGGAGGAGCGGCGCTGGCGAGGAAGCTCCTCCCCCGCACGGAAACCGGCCCGGGGACTCCAGTAAAAGCCAGCCTTTGCCGCCCCCGGCCAAAAG GGGTCCGAGGCGCTCCCGAAGCGGCGCGCGGGACGGCGGCGAGGACGGCCGAAGCGCGCCGGTCAAGGCGCCCTCCTCCTCCAGGCCGCCGGCCAAAGCGAGCAAGAACGCCGACAG CAGAACTAAAGACGTGGCGCTCGGTCAAG CCAAACTGTCCACCCGGGAGAAAAACAGCCAAGCGG AGGGAAACCACATCAAGATGTTCATGCGCGGACGCCCCATCACCATGTTCCTGCCGTCCGATGTGGAAAACTACGACGACGTCCGCACCGAACTTCCCCCGGAGAAGCTGAAACTGGAATGGGT CTACGGCTACCGGGGGCGAGATTGCCGATCCAACGTGTGCCTGCTGCCCACCGGCGAGACGGTCTACTTTGTGGCCTCCGTGGTGGTCCTCTTCAACCAGGACGAGCGCACGCAGCGTCACTACCTGGGCCACAGCGACTGCGTGAAATG TCTGGCCCTCCACCCTGACGAGATCCGCGTGGCCACGGGACAAATTGCCGGCGTGGACAAAGACGGAAGG GCCGTGCAGCCACACGTCCGCGTTTGGGACAGCGTCAGCCTGTCCACGCTGCAGGTGCTGGGCTTGGGAACCTTTGAGAGAGGCGTGGGCTCCTTGGCCTTCTCCCGAGCC GATTCGGGTCAGCACCTGGCCGTCATCGACGACTGCAACGACCACATGTTGACCGTTTGGGACTGGCAGAAGAAGTCCAAGATGGCCGAGATGAAG ACCACCACCGACGTGGTCCTGGTGGTGGACTTCCACCCCGCGGAGGGCGACACCATCGTCACCTGCGGGAAGTCGCACATCTTCTTCTGGGCCTGGAGCGGCAACTCGTTGGCTCGGAAGCAGGGCATCTTCGGG AAATACGAGAAGCCCAAGTTCATTCAGTGCTTGGCCTTCCTGACCAACGGCGACATTCTGACCGGAGACTCGGGGGGCGTCCTCCTGGTGTGGACCAGAAACGTGGCAGAGACCCCCGGGAAAGGCCCTCGAG CCTTTCAGATCAGTCGGCAGCTGAGAGGTCACGAGGGCAGCGTCTTCTGCTTGTGCCGGACCAGGAACGGCGGCGTGCTGAGCGGCGGCGGCAAGGACCGCAAAGTTATCTTGTGGGACGCCCACGTCCGAGCCCAGCGGGAGCTGGAG GTTCCGGAGCAGTACGGCAGCATCAGGGCCGTGGCCGAAGGGAAGGGAGAGCAAATCCTGGTGGGGACCTCGCGAAACTTCATCCTCCGAGGGACCTTCGGCGACGGCTTGACGGCGGAGGTGCAG GGCCACACGGACGAGCTGTGGGGCCTGGCCTCGCACCCATCCGAGGATTTGTTCCTGACGTGCGCTCAGGACCGCCTGGTGTGTCTGTGGGACGCCGCCCGTCACAAGTTGCAGTGGAGTCGCAGCGTGGAG GAGCACGGCCACTGCGCCGACTTTCATCCCGGCGGAGGCGTGGTCGCCATAGGAACGCACTCGGGAAA GTGGTTCGTGCTGGACGCCCAGACCGCCGACCTGGTGGCCATCCACACGGACGGCAACGAGCAGCTGTCCGTCGTGCGCTTCTCGCCAG ACGGCGCCCTGCTGGCGGTGGGCTCTCACGACAACCTGATCTACGTGTACAACGTGGGGGAGCGTGGACGCAAGTACGCCCGCTACGGGAAATGCTCC GGTCATTCCAGCTACATCACCCACTTGGACTGGTCGCCCGACAACAAGTTCATCATGTCCAACTCCGGAGACTACGAGATTCTCTACT GGGACGTTGCCAACGGCTGCAAGTACATCCGGAACCGCTCGGACTGCAAAGACATCGACTGGGCCACGTACACGTGCGTGCTCGGCTATCACGTCTTCG GCGTGTGGCCGGAGGGCTCGGACGGGACCGACATCAACGCCTTGGCGCGCTCGCACAACCGCAAGGTCTTGGCTCTGGCCGACGACTTCTGCAAAGTTCACCTCTTCTCGTACCCGTGCTCCACGGCCAAG GCTCCCAGTCACAAGTACAGCGCTCACAGCAGTCACGTGACCAACGTCAGCTTCCTGCACGACGACGCTCACCTGGTGTCGACGGGCGGAAAGGACACCAGCATCCTGCAGTGGCGACTAGTGGACAAGAGCAACGCCTGCGCCGAGCTCGCCGCTCACGGCCCGTCCGGCCCCGGCGGCGCGGCTTCGGGTGACGCCCTCGGCGGCGACGCCCCTGGTGACGTCCCCGGTGGCGAGGCCTCGGGAGACGGCCCTGTCGACGCCCCTGACGACGCCCCTGGCGACGGCCCTGGCGACGGCCCTGGCGACGGCCCTGGCGACGGCCCTGGCGACGGCCCTGGCGACGGCCCTGGCGACGGCCCTGGTGACCCCCCTGGTGACCCCCCTGGCGACGCCCCTGACGACGGCCCTGGCGACGCCCCTGACGACGGCCCTGGCGACGGCCCTGGTGACCCCCCTGGCGACACCCCTGACGACGCCCCCGGCGATGCCCCCGGCGATGCCCCCGACGGAGAGCCTGTCGGCCACGCCCCCCCGCCCTTCGTTGACCACGGCGCTCTCACCGTCTGA
- the eml4 gene encoding EMAP like 4 isoform X4, with protein sequence MEAFGGSLDGSAASGASDVHERLCALELRVQQQEDEVTVMKAALADVLRRLAASEDAGKAKGGTSSNPCVANGGTAALRKTNSRKEMLSSSATARSGVSDPRKEARGARRSGAGEEAPPPHGNRPGDSSKSQPLPPPAKRGPRRSRSGARDGGEDGRSAPVKAPSSSRPPAKASKNADRTKDVALGQAKLSTREKNSQAEGNHIKMFMRGRPITMFLPSDVENYDDVRTELPPEKLKLEWVYGYRGRDCRSNVCLLPTGETVYFVASVVVLFNQDERTQRHYLGHSDCVKCLALHPDEIRVATGQIAGVDKDGRAVQPHVRVWDSVSLSTLQVLGLGTFERGVGSLAFSRADSGQHLAVIDDCNDHMLTVWDWQKKSKMAEMKTTTDVVLVVDFHPAEGDTIVTCGKSHIFFWAWSGNSLARKQGIFGKYEKPKFIQCLAFLTNGDILTGDSGGVLLVWTRNVAETPGKGPRAFQISRQLRGHEGSVFCLCRTRNGGVLSGGGKDRKVILWDAHVRAQRELEVPEQYGSIRAVAEGKGEQILVGTSRNFILRGTFGDGLTAEVQGHTDELWGLASHPSEDLFLTCAQDRLVCLWDAARHKLQWSRSVEEHGHCADFHPGGGVVAIGTHSGKWFVLDAQTADLVAIHTDGNEQLSVVRFSPDGALLAVGSHDNLIYVYNVGERGRKYARYGKCSGHSSYITHLDWSPDNKFIMSNSGDYEILYWDVANGCKYIRNRSDCKDIDWATYTCVLGYHVFGVWPEGSDGTDINALARSHNRKVLALADDFCKVHLFSYPCSTAKAPSHKYSAHSSHVTNVSFLHDDAHLVSTGGKDTSILQWRLVDKSNACAELAAHGPSGPGGAASGDALGGDAPGDVPGGEASGDGPVDAPDDAPGDGPGDGPGDGPGDGPGDGPGDGPGDGPGDPPGDPPGDAPDDGPGDAPDDGPGDGPGDPPGDTPDDAPGDAPGDAPDGEPVGHAPPPFVDHGALTV encoded by the exons ATGGAGGCGTTCGGCGGCAGTTTGG ACGGCAGCGCGGCGTCGGGCGCTTCGGACGTCCACGAGCGTCTCTGCGCGCTGGAGCTTCGCGTGCAGCAGCAAGAAGACGAAGTGACGGTGATGAAGGCGGCCCTGGCCGACGTCCTTCGCCGATTGGCCGCTTCCGAGGACGCCGGCAAAGCCAAAG GCGGGACTTCGTCGAACCCGTGCGTGGCCAACGGAGGAACGGCCGCCTTGCGAAAGACCAACTCCAGGAAGGAGATGCTGTCGTCGTCCGCCACCGCCAGGAG CGGAGTGTCCGACCCCAGAAAGGAGGCGCGGGGCGCGCGGAGGAGCGGCGCTGGCGAGGAAGCTCCTCCCCCGCACGGAAACCGGCCCGGGGACTCCAGTAAAAGCCAGCCTTTGCCGCCCCCGGCCAAAAG GGGTCCGAGGCGCTCCCGAAGCGGCGCGCGGGACGGCGGCGAGGACGGCCGAAGCGCGCCGGTCAAGGCGCCCTCCTCCTCCAGGCCGCCGGCCAAAGCGAGCAAGAACGCCGACAG AACTAAAGACGTGGCGCTCGGTCAAG CCAAACTGTCCACCCGGGAGAAAAACAGCCAAGCGG AGGGAAACCACATCAAGATGTTCATGCGCGGACGCCCCATCACCATGTTCCTGCCGTCCGATGTGGAAAACTACGACGACGTCCGCACCGAACTTCCCCCGGAGAAGCTGAAACTGGAATGGGT CTACGGCTACCGGGGGCGAGATTGCCGATCCAACGTGTGCCTGCTGCCCACCGGCGAGACGGTCTACTTTGTGGCCTCCGTGGTGGTCCTCTTCAACCAGGACGAGCGCACGCAGCGTCACTACCTGGGCCACAGCGACTGCGTGAAATG TCTGGCCCTCCACCCTGACGAGATCCGCGTGGCCACGGGACAAATTGCCGGCGTGGACAAAGACGGAAGG GCCGTGCAGCCACACGTCCGCGTTTGGGACAGCGTCAGCCTGTCCACGCTGCAGGTGCTGGGCTTGGGAACCTTTGAGAGAGGCGTGGGCTCCTTGGCCTTCTCCCGAGCC GATTCGGGTCAGCACCTGGCCGTCATCGACGACTGCAACGACCACATGTTGACCGTTTGGGACTGGCAGAAGAAGTCCAAGATGGCCGAGATGAAG ACCACCACCGACGTGGTCCTGGTGGTGGACTTCCACCCCGCGGAGGGCGACACCATCGTCACCTGCGGGAAGTCGCACATCTTCTTCTGGGCCTGGAGCGGCAACTCGTTGGCTCGGAAGCAGGGCATCTTCGGG AAATACGAGAAGCCCAAGTTCATTCAGTGCTTGGCCTTCCTGACCAACGGCGACATTCTGACCGGAGACTCGGGGGGCGTCCTCCTGGTGTGGACCAGAAACGTGGCAGAGACCCCCGGGAAAGGCCCTCGAG CCTTTCAGATCAGTCGGCAGCTGAGAGGTCACGAGGGCAGCGTCTTCTGCTTGTGCCGGACCAGGAACGGCGGCGTGCTGAGCGGCGGCGGCAAGGACCGCAAAGTTATCTTGTGGGACGCCCACGTCCGAGCCCAGCGGGAGCTGGAG GTTCCGGAGCAGTACGGCAGCATCAGGGCCGTGGCCGAAGGGAAGGGAGAGCAAATCCTGGTGGGGACCTCGCGAAACTTCATCCTCCGAGGGACCTTCGGCGACGGCTTGACGGCGGAGGTGCAG GGCCACACGGACGAGCTGTGGGGCCTGGCCTCGCACCCATCCGAGGATTTGTTCCTGACGTGCGCTCAGGACCGCCTGGTGTGTCTGTGGGACGCCGCCCGTCACAAGTTGCAGTGGAGTCGCAGCGTGGAG GAGCACGGCCACTGCGCCGACTTTCATCCCGGCGGAGGCGTGGTCGCCATAGGAACGCACTCGGGAAA GTGGTTCGTGCTGGACGCCCAGACCGCCGACCTGGTGGCCATCCACACGGACGGCAACGAGCAGCTGTCCGTCGTGCGCTTCTCGCCAG ACGGCGCCCTGCTGGCGGTGGGCTCTCACGACAACCTGATCTACGTGTACAACGTGGGGGAGCGTGGACGCAAGTACGCCCGCTACGGGAAATGCTCC GGTCATTCCAGCTACATCACCCACTTGGACTGGTCGCCCGACAACAAGTTCATCATGTCCAACTCCGGAGACTACGAGATTCTCTACT GGGACGTTGCCAACGGCTGCAAGTACATCCGGAACCGCTCGGACTGCAAAGACATCGACTGGGCCACGTACACGTGCGTGCTCGGCTATCACGTCTTCG GCGTGTGGCCGGAGGGCTCGGACGGGACCGACATCAACGCCTTGGCGCGCTCGCACAACCGCAAGGTCTTGGCTCTGGCCGACGACTTCTGCAAAGTTCACCTCTTCTCGTACCCGTGCTCCACGGCCAAG GCTCCCAGTCACAAGTACAGCGCTCACAGCAGTCACGTGACCAACGTCAGCTTCCTGCACGACGACGCTCACCTGGTGTCGACGGGCGGAAAGGACACCAGCATCCTGCAGTGGCGACTAGTGGACAAGAGCAACGCCTGCGCCGAGCTCGCCGCTCACGGCCCGTCCGGCCCCGGCGGCGCGGCTTCGGGTGACGCCCTCGGCGGCGACGCCCCTGGTGACGTCCCCGGTGGCGAGGCCTCGGGAGACGGCCCTGTCGACGCCCCTGACGACGCCCCTGGCGACGGCCCTGGCGACGGCCCTGGCGACGGCCCTGGCGACGGCCCTGGCGACGGCCCTGGCGACGGCCCTGGCGACGGCCCTGGTGACCCCCCTGGTGACCCCCCTGGCGACGCCCCTGACGACGGCCCTGGCGACGCCCCTGACGACGGCCCTGGCGACGGCCCTGGTGACCCCCCTGGCGACACCCCTGACGACGCCCCCGGCGATGCCCCCGGCGATGCCCCCGACGGAGAGCCTGTCGGCCACGCCCCCCCGCCCTTCGTTGACCACGGCGCTCTCACCGTCTGA
- the eml4 gene encoding EMAP like 4 isoform X3, whose protein sequence is MEAFGGSLDGSAASGASDVHERLCALELRVQQQEDEVTVMKAALADVLRRLAASEDAGKAKGGTSSNPCVANGGTAALRKTNSRKEMLSSSATARSGVSDPRKEARGARRSGAGEEAPPPHGNRPGDSSKSQPLPPPAKRGPRRSRSGARDGGEDGRSAPVKAPSSSRPPAKASKNADRTKDVALGQAAKLSTREKNSQAEGNHIKMFMRGRPITMFLPSDVENYDDVRTELPPEKLKLEWVYGYRGRDCRSNVCLLPTGETVYFVASVVVLFNQDERTQRHYLGHSDCVKCLALHPDEIRVATGQIAGVDKDGRAVQPHVRVWDSVSLSTLQVLGLGTFERGVGSLAFSRADSGQHLAVIDDCNDHMLTVWDWQKKSKMAEMKTTTDVVLVVDFHPAEGDTIVTCGKSHIFFWAWSGNSLARKQGIFGKYEKPKFIQCLAFLTNGDILTGDSGGVLLVWTRNVAETPGKGPRAFQISRQLRGHEGSVFCLCRTRNGGVLSGGGKDRKVILWDAHVRAQRELEVPEQYGSIRAVAEGKGEQILVGTSRNFILRGTFGDGLTAEVQGHTDELWGLASHPSEDLFLTCAQDRLVCLWDAARHKLQWSRSVEEHGHCADFHPGGGVVAIGTHSGKWFVLDAQTADLVAIHTDGNEQLSVVRFSPDGALLAVGSHDNLIYVYNVGERGRKYARYGKCSGHSSYITHLDWSPDNKFIMSNSGDYEILYWDVANGCKYIRNRSDCKDIDWATYTCVLGYHVFGVWPEGSDGTDINALARSHNRKVLALADDFCKVHLFSYPCSTAKAPSHKYSAHSSHVTNVSFLHDDAHLVSTGGKDTSILQWRLVDKSNACAELAAHGPSGPGGAASGDALGGDAPGDVPGGEASGDGPVDAPDDAPGDGPGDGPGDGPGDGPGDGPGDGPGDGPGDPPGDPPGDAPDDGPGDAPDDGPGDGPGDPPGDTPDDAPGDAPGDAPDGEPVGHAPPPFVDHGALTV, encoded by the exons ATGGAGGCGTTCGGCGGCAGTTTGG ACGGCAGCGCGGCGTCGGGCGCTTCGGACGTCCACGAGCGTCTCTGCGCGCTGGAGCTTCGCGTGCAGCAGCAAGAAGACGAAGTGACGGTGATGAAGGCGGCCCTGGCCGACGTCCTTCGCCGATTGGCCGCTTCCGAGGACGCCGGCAAAGCCAAAG GCGGGACTTCGTCGAACCCGTGCGTGGCCAACGGAGGAACGGCCGCCTTGCGAAAGACCAACTCCAGGAAGGAGATGCTGTCGTCGTCCGCCACCGCCAGGAG CGGAGTGTCCGACCCCAGAAAGGAGGCGCGGGGCGCGCGGAGGAGCGGCGCTGGCGAGGAAGCTCCTCCCCCGCACGGAAACCGGCCCGGGGACTCCAGTAAAAGCCAGCCTTTGCCGCCCCCGGCCAAAAG GGGTCCGAGGCGCTCCCGAAGCGGCGCGCGGGACGGCGGCGAGGACGGCCGAAGCGCGCCGGTCAAGGCGCCCTCCTCCTCCAGGCCGCCGGCCAAAGCGAGCAAGAACGCCGACAG AACTAAAGACGTGGCGCTCGGTCAAG CAGCCAAACTGTCCACCCGGGAGAAAAACAGCCAAGCGG AGGGAAACCACATCAAGATGTTCATGCGCGGACGCCCCATCACCATGTTCCTGCCGTCCGATGTGGAAAACTACGACGACGTCCGCACCGAACTTCCCCCGGAGAAGCTGAAACTGGAATGGGT CTACGGCTACCGGGGGCGAGATTGCCGATCCAACGTGTGCCTGCTGCCCACCGGCGAGACGGTCTACTTTGTGGCCTCCGTGGTGGTCCTCTTCAACCAGGACGAGCGCACGCAGCGTCACTACCTGGGCCACAGCGACTGCGTGAAATG TCTGGCCCTCCACCCTGACGAGATCCGCGTGGCCACGGGACAAATTGCCGGCGTGGACAAAGACGGAAGG GCCGTGCAGCCACACGTCCGCGTTTGGGACAGCGTCAGCCTGTCCACGCTGCAGGTGCTGGGCTTGGGAACCTTTGAGAGAGGCGTGGGCTCCTTGGCCTTCTCCCGAGCC GATTCGGGTCAGCACCTGGCCGTCATCGACGACTGCAACGACCACATGTTGACCGTTTGGGACTGGCAGAAGAAGTCCAAGATGGCCGAGATGAAG ACCACCACCGACGTGGTCCTGGTGGTGGACTTCCACCCCGCGGAGGGCGACACCATCGTCACCTGCGGGAAGTCGCACATCTTCTTCTGGGCCTGGAGCGGCAACTCGTTGGCTCGGAAGCAGGGCATCTTCGGG AAATACGAGAAGCCCAAGTTCATTCAGTGCTTGGCCTTCCTGACCAACGGCGACATTCTGACCGGAGACTCGGGGGGCGTCCTCCTGGTGTGGACCAGAAACGTGGCAGAGACCCCCGGGAAAGGCCCTCGAG CCTTTCAGATCAGTCGGCAGCTGAGAGGTCACGAGGGCAGCGTCTTCTGCTTGTGCCGGACCAGGAACGGCGGCGTGCTGAGCGGCGGCGGCAAGGACCGCAAAGTTATCTTGTGGGACGCCCACGTCCGAGCCCAGCGGGAGCTGGAG GTTCCGGAGCAGTACGGCAGCATCAGGGCCGTGGCCGAAGGGAAGGGAGAGCAAATCCTGGTGGGGACCTCGCGAAACTTCATCCTCCGAGGGACCTTCGGCGACGGCTTGACGGCGGAGGTGCAG GGCCACACGGACGAGCTGTGGGGCCTGGCCTCGCACCCATCCGAGGATTTGTTCCTGACGTGCGCTCAGGACCGCCTGGTGTGTCTGTGGGACGCCGCCCGTCACAAGTTGCAGTGGAGTCGCAGCGTGGAG GAGCACGGCCACTGCGCCGACTTTCATCCCGGCGGAGGCGTGGTCGCCATAGGAACGCACTCGGGAAA GTGGTTCGTGCTGGACGCCCAGACCGCCGACCTGGTGGCCATCCACACGGACGGCAACGAGCAGCTGTCCGTCGTGCGCTTCTCGCCAG ACGGCGCCCTGCTGGCGGTGGGCTCTCACGACAACCTGATCTACGTGTACAACGTGGGGGAGCGTGGACGCAAGTACGCCCGCTACGGGAAATGCTCC GGTCATTCCAGCTACATCACCCACTTGGACTGGTCGCCCGACAACAAGTTCATCATGTCCAACTCCGGAGACTACGAGATTCTCTACT GGGACGTTGCCAACGGCTGCAAGTACATCCGGAACCGCTCGGACTGCAAAGACATCGACTGGGCCACGTACACGTGCGTGCTCGGCTATCACGTCTTCG GCGTGTGGCCGGAGGGCTCGGACGGGACCGACATCAACGCCTTGGCGCGCTCGCACAACCGCAAGGTCTTGGCTCTGGCCGACGACTTCTGCAAAGTTCACCTCTTCTCGTACCCGTGCTCCACGGCCAAG GCTCCCAGTCACAAGTACAGCGCTCACAGCAGTCACGTGACCAACGTCAGCTTCCTGCACGACGACGCTCACCTGGTGTCGACGGGCGGAAAGGACACCAGCATCCTGCAGTGGCGACTAGTGGACAAGAGCAACGCCTGCGCCGAGCTCGCCGCTCACGGCCCGTCCGGCCCCGGCGGCGCGGCTTCGGGTGACGCCCTCGGCGGCGACGCCCCTGGTGACGTCCCCGGTGGCGAGGCCTCGGGAGACGGCCCTGTCGACGCCCCTGACGACGCCCCTGGCGACGGCCCTGGCGACGGCCCTGGCGACGGCCCTGGCGACGGCCCTGGCGACGGCCCTGGCGACGGCCCTGGCGACGGCCCTGGTGACCCCCCTGGTGACCCCCCTGGCGACGCCCCTGACGACGGCCCTGGCGACGCCCCTGACGACGGCCCTGGCGACGGCCCTGGTGACCCCCCTGGCGACACCCCTGACGACGCCCCCGGCGATGCCCCCGGCGATGCCCCCGACGGAGAGCCTGTCGGCCACGCCCCCCCGCCCTTCGTTGACCACGGCGCTCTCACCGTCTGA